A portion of the Sandaracinobacteroides saxicola genome contains these proteins:
- a CDS encoding LysR family transcriptional regulator, translated as MPFRRNVDIDLLRSFVTIVEQGSFTRAAQRLLRTQSAISLQMKRLEEQVGTDLFERGGRGVRPTQSGDMLLVYARRILAANDELVARIAEPDVAGEVSIAAPEDVTILHLNHILSRFTRAFPRVQLSVAPDLPGADITLTVSIGAAPEAVLWREPLVWAAVDELILRRNTVLQLVTGPEPCAYRATALAALNGAGIDARIAQLSPSLAGVQSALRAGLGVGLLPRSLAIDGIRPLPPEAGLPPLPDLALSLGLRPATGTVATRLADFIVSVMENA; from the coding sequence ATGCCATTCCGCCGCAACGTCGACATCGATCTGCTCCGCAGTTTCGTCACCATCGTCGAACAGGGCAGCTTCACGCGCGCCGCGCAGCGCCTGCTGCGCACCCAGTCCGCCATCAGCCTGCAAATGAAGCGGCTGGAGGAGCAGGTCGGCACCGACCTGTTCGAACGCGGCGGCCGCGGGGTCCGCCCGACGCAGTCGGGCGACATGCTGCTGGTCTATGCCCGACGCATCCTGGCCGCCAACGACGAGCTGGTCGCCCGCATCGCCGAACCCGATGTCGCCGGCGAGGTCAGCATCGCCGCACCCGAGGATGTCACCATCCTCCACCTCAACCACATCCTGTCGCGCTTCACCCGCGCCTTCCCCCGCGTGCAGCTCTCGGTCGCGCCCGACCTGCCCGGCGCGGACATCACGCTGACGGTCAGCATCGGCGCCGCGCCGGAGGCCGTGCTGTGGCGCGAGCCGCTGGTCTGGGCCGCGGTCGACGAGCTGATCCTGCGGCGCAACACCGTCCTGCAGCTGGTGACCGGGCCCGAGCCCTGCGCCTACCGCGCCACCGCCCTGGCGGCGCTGAACGGCGCGGGCATCGATGCCCGCATCGCGCAGCTCAGCCCCAGCCTCGCCGGGGTGCAGTCGGCGCTGCGGGCCGGCCTGGGCGTCGGTCTGCTGCCACGCTCGCTCGCCATCGACGGCATCCGCCCGCTGCCGCCGGAGGCCGGCCTGCCACCGCTTCCCGACCTTGCCCTCAGCCTCGGCCTGCGTCCGGCCACCGGCACCGTGGCCACGCGGCTGGCCGATTTCATCGTGTCCGTGATGGAAAACGCCTGA
- the purC gene encoding phosphoribosylaminoimidazolesuccinocarboxamide synthase: MSRRRQIYEGKAKILYEGPEPGTIIQYFKDDATAFNAQKKGTINGKGVLNNRISEHIFTLLGGIGIPTHFIRRLNMREQLVRQVEIVPLEVVVRNVAAGSMSKRLGIEEGTALPRTIVEYYLKDDALGDPMVTEEHIAAFGWAGQDELHDMVDMAVRINDFMAGLFAGVGIRLVDFKLEFGRLWEDEYSRIILADEISPDGCRLWDMKTGDKLDKDRFRRDLGGEMEAYQEVARRLGLLPDGADSTVLDLESARKSRGL; encoded by the coding sequence ATGTCCCGCCGCAGGCAGATTTACGAAGGCAAGGCCAAGATTCTCTACGAGGGTCCGGAGCCGGGCACGATCATCCAGTATTTCAAGGACGATGCGACCGCGTTCAACGCGCAGAAAAAGGGGACGATCAACGGCAAGGGCGTGCTGAACAACCGGATCAGCGAGCATATCTTCACGCTGCTGGGGGGGATCGGCATTCCGACGCATTTCATCCGCCGGCTGAACATGCGCGAGCAGCTGGTGCGGCAGGTGGAGATCGTGCCGCTGGAGGTGGTGGTGCGCAACGTCGCCGCCGGGTCGATGTCCAAACGGCTGGGGATCGAGGAGGGGACGGCGCTGCCCCGGACGATCGTGGAATATTATCTGAAGGATGATGCGCTGGGTGACCCGATGGTGACCGAGGAGCATATCGCCGCCTTCGGCTGGGCCGGGCAGGACGAGTTGCACGACATGGTCGACATGGCGGTCAGGATCAATGATTTCATGGCCGGGCTGTTCGCCGGCGTCGGCATTCGGCTCGTTGATTTCAAGCTGGAGTTCGGGCGGCTGTGGGAGGATGAATACAGCCGCATCATCCTGGCCGACGAAATTTCGCCCGATGGCTGCCGGCTGTGGGACATGAAGACCGGCGACAAGCTGGACAAGGACCGCTTCCGCCGTGACCTGGGGGGCGAGATGGAGGCCTATCAGGAGGTGGCGCGGCGTCTGGGGTTGCTGCCCGATGGCGCGGATTCGACCGTGCTCGACCTGGAAAGCGCGCGGAAGTCCCGCGGGCTGTGA
- a CDS encoding extensin-like domain-containing protein, whose product MALIRRSVTAVILMAALASLLFACATNWPVAFRAPPLDLNAQLNPATGRQVRALRDDAPRCVALLDAAGARATLLPPLAVGECGYADAVRTRATNDIVWRPADRAVACPVAAALLLWEREVVQPAARLHLRERVTRIDHLGTYNCRRIGGRPDGDFSEHARANAIDVAGFRLADGRTVSVLRDWQGADAEARFLRAVRDGACQLFATTLSPDYNAAHADHLHLDMAARGGWWGGVCQ is encoded by the coding sequence ATGGCACTGATCCGGCGAAGCGTGACGGCGGTCATCCTGATGGCGGCGCTGGCCAGCCTGCTGTTCGCCTGCGCCACGAACTGGCCGGTGGCGTTCCGGGCGCCGCCGCTCGACCTGAACGCGCAGTTGAACCCGGCAACCGGGCGGCAGGTGAGGGCGCTGCGTGACGACGCGCCGCGCTGTGTCGCGCTGCTGGACGCGGCGGGTGCCCGCGCGACGCTGCTGCCGCCGCTGGCGGTGGGCGAGTGTGGTTATGCCGATGCCGTGCGCACGCGGGCGACCAACGATATCGTCTGGCGGCCGGCGGACCGGGCGGTCGCCTGTCCGGTGGCGGCGGCGCTGCTGTTGTGGGAGCGCGAGGTGGTGCAGCCGGCGGCGCGGCTGCACCTGCGCGAGCGGGTGACGCGGATCGATCATCTGGGCACCTACAACTGCCGGCGGATCGGCGGCCGGCCGGACGGCGATTTCAGCGAGCATGCGCGGGCGAACGCCATCGATGTGGCGGGATTCCGGCTGGCGGACGGGCGGACGGTGAGCGTGCTCCGCGACTGGCAGGGGGCGGACGCGGAAGCGCGGTTCCTGCGCGCGGTGCGCGATGGCGCCTGTCAGCTGTTCGCCACCACGCTCAGCCCGGATTATAATGCGGCGCACGCCGACCACCTGCACCTGGACATGGCGGCGCGCGGCGGCTGGTGGGGCGGGGTGTGCCAGTGA
- the rnhA gene encoding ribonuclease HI: MPEVIIATDGACKGNPGPGGWGAILRMGAREKELSGFEAHTTNNRMELLAAISALNALTRPCRVTLSTDSVYVRDGIMKWVHGWMKNGWRTADKKPVKNSDLWQALVAATKPHRIEWRWVKGHAGDPDNERADALANAAIAAARETGGGGGR, from the coding sequence ATGCCCGAGGTCATCATCGCGACTGATGGCGCGTGCAAGGGCAATCCGGGGCCGGGGGGCTGGGGGGCGATCCTCAGGATGGGGGCGCGGGAGAAGGAATTGAGCGGCTTCGAGGCGCATACCACCAACAACCGGATGGAGCTTCTGGCGGCGATCTCGGCGTTGAACGCGCTGACGCGGCCGTGCCGGGTGACGCTGTCGACGGACAGCGTCTATGTGCGCGACGGCATCATGAAATGGGTGCATGGCTGGATGAAGAATGGCTGGCGCACCGCCGACAAAAAGCCGGTGAAGAACAGTGATCTGTGGCAGGCACTGGTGGCGGCGACGAAGCCGCACCGCATCGAGTGGCGCTGGGTGAAGGGCCATGCCGGCGATCCGGACAATGAGCGGGCGGACGCGCTGGCCAATGCGGCGATCGCGGCGGCGCGGGAAACCGGGGGCGGCGGCGGCCGTTAG
- the thrB gene encoding homoserine kinase produces the protein MAVYTQVSAEALADFLTAYDVGDLVAAKGIAEGVSNSNYLVETTRGRFILTLYEARTRAEDLPWFVALMRHLADAGLPVARPVAARDGGALRRLCGRDACLIEFLPGVSLSTPTEAQAAAVAAAMAVMHRAGEGFAPPRANELGQAAWRGMAEAMGPRLETISPGLRARVMAEVTALEAAWPHALPGGVIHADLFPDNVLMLGGRVTGLIDFYFACNDLRAYDLAVMETAWAFDAADRFLPGHAAALRAGYGGLNDAELAAMPVLARGACLRFLLSRAQDWLDTPASALVTRKDPLSYLRRLEHYAS, from the coding sequence GTGGCGGTCTATACGCAGGTGTCGGCGGAGGCGCTGGCGGATTTTCTGACGGCTTATGATGTGGGTGACCTGGTCGCGGCGAAGGGGATCGCCGAGGGGGTGAGCAACAGCAATTATCTGGTGGAAACGACGCGGGGCCGCTTCATCCTGACGCTCTATGAGGCGCGGACGCGGGCGGAGGACCTGCCCTGGTTCGTGGCGCTGATGCGGCATCTGGCGGACGCTGGCCTGCCGGTGGCGCGACCGGTGGCGGCGCGGGATGGCGGGGCGTTGCGGCGGCTGTGCGGGCGCGATGCCTGCCTGATCGAGTTTCTGCCCGGGGTTTCGCTGAGCACGCCGACCGAAGCCCAGGCGGCGGCGGTGGCGGCCGCGATGGCGGTGATGCACCGGGCGGGGGAGGGTTTCGCGCCGCCGCGCGCGAACGAGCTGGGGCAGGCGGCCTGGCGCGGGATGGCGGAAGCGATGGGGCCGCGGCTGGAGACGATTTCGCCGGGCTTGCGGGCGCGGGTGATGGCGGAGGTGACGGCGCTGGAGGCGGCCTGGCCGCACGCGCTGCCGGGGGGCGTGATCCATGCCGACCTGTTTCCGGACAATGTGCTGATGCTGGGCGGGCGGGTGACCGGCCTCATCGATTTCTACTTCGCCTGCAACGACCTCCGCGCCTATGACCTGGCGGTGATGGAAACGGCCTGGGCGTTCGATGCGGCGGATCGGTTCCTGCCGGGCCATGCCGCGGCGTTGCGGGCGGGCTATGGCGGGTTGAATGATGCGGAGCTGGCGGCGATGCCGGTGCTGGCGCGCGGGGCCTGTCTGCGCTTTCTGCTGAGCCGGGCCCAGGACTGGCTGGACACGCCGGCAAGTGCGCTGGTGACGCGGAAGGATCCGCTGAGTTATCTGCGGCGGCTGGAGCATTATGCAAGCTGA
- a CDS encoding translocation/assembly module TamB domain-containing protein → MRWLRRLFFGVIGLTLVAALAVWLAISALDTPRGRAWLADRIAAAAPESGLKVRIGRIEGSLFRALTLHDLVLSDPRGVWLTAPAVALEWDPAALLQNALRLRSLRAAEIRVWRRPQLRTDPNAPLFPNLDIFVGKLRIARLDVGPPADRLPALAVSGSADLRAGRALLKLDTNASDGGDRLLVDIDVEPARDRFQTSARLSSSGNGPLSRLIDVRLPLDLALAGSGRWSSWVGRIVATSRAVPLADLSISARDGRFRLSGEAAPAPLLSGAPARLSAPGLRLDATLTVTPERYVADLAVRSGVARLTAQGSLDRADSALAAQGLLRVTDPAALIRRMTGGPLTAPFTLTGPARNAQLRFTLAAPRLALGSTGFETVTGRGSLRLGQRPLTIPARLEARQISGTGADLAPFFTNFVLEAPLIVQNGALTSTALRARTDRATAQGSGRISLVDGDYSVAFTPLIPRYDIPDIGAARIQGRLLARPDPLERGVRLTGPVTATIARLDPGFFNWLLEGPTSLSGTLFWPPTSLLRLDSLRLASPGLNLSGSATRFDGGRVVAVTAGRSRRFGSTRLALDGPLTRPRLDIALADPGLASRDLAATLLPNPDGWSVTATATSPLGPATATGALLLTPQGALADIARLNMADTSASGRLALGDGLARGTLGVAGALAGSVRFDADAGEQRITPALTLAGGLDTPFATISGSGSLGGSLTLDASNRPRGSLDIALQRALVGRVPVRNASLALRLAPGNNNARLLATGTDNRFALDLSASADDDRARISGSGSLAGQAIRLEAPLTARRNDSVWTLDPAALRIGDGSLTLAGSASQSGWRADLAASALPLTALQLAGRASGAVALSGSGSGLPAARGTLRIAGLGALGQPALDAALGFDGTREALAVRLVAARQGVVIGRGQALINAARSLADSRLTANLRWNGPAETLWPLVGSEAVQLTGPVALSLDATGTLARPDTRGTVGSSALRAEIPALGLAATELALAGRFEGDQLRLDRLAGRIGGGSVSGGGSLGLASAEGFASTVNLRLDRAPLLARDDFRATGSGTLTLSYGPRGGRIGGALAIANARIRFGRPSATELTPIVIIDPDQVEPPPAPETNWALALTLDAPGAVRVAGLGLDSEWRGTLRVGGTASRPVLEGRAQLVSGAYDFAGKRFDIRRGEIRFNGSNPPDPALDIVAESSAQGLTATLRISGTAEKPQIAFSSLPSLPEDEILARLLFGSSISTLSAPEAVQLAGALATLRQGGQGALNPVNTVRRIVGIDRLRILPADTAIRRKTAVAAGQYVGRRVYVEVASDAAGYTATQVQVALSRSLSILSQVSTIGGSSVNVRWTRDY, encoded by the coding sequence ATGCGCTGGCTCCGCCGCCTTTTTTTCGGGGTCATCGGCCTCACCCTCGTCGCGGCGCTCGCCGTATGGCTCGCCATCAGCGCGCTGGACACGCCCCGCGGCCGCGCCTGGCTCGCGGATCGCATCGCCGCCGCCGCCCCCGAATCCGGCCTGAAGGTCCGCATCGGCCGCATCGAAGGCAGCCTGTTCCGCGCCCTCACCCTGCACGACCTCGTCCTTTCGGACCCGCGCGGCGTCTGGCTCACCGCGCCCGCCGTCGCGCTCGAATGGGATCCGGCCGCGCTCCTCCAGAACGCGCTCCGCCTGCGCAGCCTGCGTGCCGCCGAAATCCGCGTCTGGCGCCGGCCGCAGCTGCGCACCGATCCCAACGCGCCCCTCTTCCCCAACCTCGACATCTTCGTCGGCAAGCTCCGGATCGCCCGCCTCGATGTCGGCCCCCCCGCCGACCGGCTGCCCGCCCTGGCGGTCAGCGGCAGCGCCGACCTCCGCGCCGGCCGGGCGCTGCTGAAGCTCGACACCAACGCCAGCGACGGCGGCGACCGCCTGCTCGTCGACATCGATGTCGAACCGGCCCGCGACCGGTTCCAGACCAGCGCCCGCCTGTCGAGCAGCGGCAACGGTCCGCTCTCCCGCCTGATCGACGTCCGCCTGCCGCTCGATCTCGCGCTCGCCGGCAGCGGCCGCTGGAGCAGCTGGGTCGGCCGCATCGTCGCCACCAGCCGCGCCGTGCCGCTGGCCGACCTCAGCATCAGCGCGCGCGACGGCCGCTTCCGCCTCTCGGGCGAGGCGGCGCCCGCCCCGCTGCTCAGCGGCGCCCCAGCCCGTCTTTCCGCTCCCGGACTGCGGCTGGACGCGACCCTCACCGTCACGCCCGAACGCTATGTCGCCGACCTTGCCGTCCGCTCCGGCGTCGCCCGGCTCACCGCCCAGGGAAGCCTCGACCGCGCCGATTCCGCCCTCGCCGCCCAGGGCCTGCTCCGCGTCACCGACCCCGCCGCCCTCATCCGCCGCATGACCGGCGGGCCGCTCACCGCCCCCTTCACCCTTACCGGCCCGGCGCGCAACGCCCAGCTCCGCTTCACCCTCGCAGCGCCGCGCCTGGCGCTCGGCAGCACCGGCTTCGAAACCGTCACCGGCCGCGGCAGTCTTCGCCTGGGCCAGCGCCCGCTCACCATTCCCGCCCGCCTGGAGGCCCGGCAGATCAGCGGCACCGGCGCCGACCTCGCTCCCTTTTTCACCAATTTCGTGCTCGAAGCGCCGCTCATCGTGCAGAACGGCGCGCTCACCAGCACCGCGCTGCGCGCCCGCACCGACCGCGCCACCGCCCAGGGCAGCGGCCGCATCAGCCTCGTCGACGGCGACTACAGCGTCGCCTTCACCCCCCTCATCCCGCGCTACGACATCCCGGACATCGGCGCCGCCCGCATCCAGGGCCGCCTGCTCGCCCGCCCCGATCCCCTCGAGCGCGGCGTCCGCCTCACCGGGCCCGTCACCGCCACCATCGCCCGCCTCGACCCCGGCTTCTTCAACTGGCTGCTCGAAGGCCCCACCAGCCTCAGCGGCACGCTGTTCTGGCCTCCCACCAGCCTGCTCCGGCTCGACAGTCTCCGCCTCGCCAGCCCCGGCCTCAACCTGTCCGGCAGCGCCACGCGCTTCGATGGCGGTCGCGTCGTCGCCGTCACCGCCGGCCGCAGCCGCCGCTTCGGCTCCACCCGCCTCGCCCTCGATGGCCCGCTCACCCGTCCCCGGCTGGACATCGCGCTTGCCGATCCCGGCCTCGCCAGCCGCGACCTCGCCGCCACCCTGCTGCCCAACCCCGACGGCTGGAGCGTCACCGCCACCGCCACCTCCCCCCTCGGCCCTGCCACCGCCACCGGCGCGCTGCTCCTCACCCCGCAGGGCGCGCTCGCCGACATCGCCCGCCTGAACATGGCCGACACCAGCGCCAGCGGCCGCCTGGCGCTCGGCGACGGCCTGGCGCGCGGCACGCTCGGCGTCGCCGGCGCGCTTGCCGGCAGCGTCCGCTTCGATGCCGACGCCGGCGAGCAGCGCATCACCCCCGCCCTCACCCTCGCCGGCGGGCTGGACACGCCCTTCGCCACGATCAGCGGCAGCGGCAGCCTGGGGGGCAGCCTGACGCTGGACGCCAGCAACCGCCCGCGCGGCAGCCTCGACATCGCCCTGCAACGCGCCCTCGTCGGCCGCGTCCCGGTCCGCAACGCCAGCCTCGCGCTCCGCCTCGCGCCCGGCAACAACAATGCCCGCCTGCTGGCGACCGGCACCGACAACCGCTTCGCTCTCGACCTCAGCGCCAGCGCGGATGACGACCGCGCCCGCATCAGCGGCAGCGGCAGCCTCGCCGGCCAGGCCATCCGCCTCGAAGCCCCGCTCACCGCCCGCCGCAATGACAGCGTCTGGACGCTCGACCCCGCCGCGCTGCGCATCGGCGATGGCAGCCTCACGCTCGCCGGCAGCGCCTCCCAGAGCGGCTGGCGCGCCGACCTCGCCGCCAGCGCCCTCCCGCTCACCGCGCTGCAACTCGCCGGCCGCGCGTCCGGCGCCGTCGCCCTGTCCGGCAGCGGCAGCGGGCTTCCGGCGGCGCGCGGCACGCTGCGGATCGCCGGCCTGGGGGCGCTGGGGCAGCCGGCACTCGACGCCGCGCTGGGCTTCGACGGCACGCGGGAGGCGCTGGCGGTCCGCCTCGTCGCCGCGCGTCAGGGCGTCGTCATCGGTCGTGGCCAGGCCCTCATCAACGCCGCCCGCAGCCTGGCGGACAGCCGCCTCACCGCCAACCTGCGCTGGAACGGCCCCGCCGAAACGCTCTGGCCGCTGGTCGGCAGCGAGGCTGTCCAGCTCACCGGCCCCGTCGCCCTCAGCCTCGACGCCACCGGCACGCTCGCCCGCCCCGACACGCGCGGCACCGTCGGCAGCAGCGCGCTGCGCGCCGAGATCCCGGCGCTCGGCCTCGCCGCCACCGAGCTGGCGCTGGCCGGCCGCTTCGAGGGCGATCAGCTTCGCCTCGACCGCCTCGCCGGCCGCATCGGCGGCGGCAGCGTCAGCGGCGGCGGCAGCCTCGGCCTCGCCAGCGCCGAAGGCTTCGCGTCCACCGTCAACCTGCGGCTGGACCGGGCGCCGCTCTTGGCGCGCGACGATTTCCGCGCCACCGGCTCCGGCACCCTCACCCTCTCCTATGGCCCGCGCGGCGGCCGCATCGGCGGCGCCCTCGCCATCGCCAACGCCCGCATCCGCTTCGGCCGCCCCAGCGCCACCGAGCTGACACCCATCGTCATCATCGACCCCGACCAGGTGGAGCCGCCCCCCGCCCCCGAAACCAACTGGGCGCTCGCCCTCACCCTCGACGCGCCGGGCGCCGTCCGCGTCGCCGGCCTCGGCCTCGACAGCGAGTGGCGCGGAACGCTGCGCGTCGGCGGCACCGCCTCCCGCCCCGTGCTCGAAGGCCGCGCCCAGCTGGTCAGCGGCGCCTATGATTTCGCCGGCAAGCGTTTCGACATCCGCCGCGGCGAGATCCGCTTCAACGGCAGCAACCCGCCCGACCCGGCGCTCGACATCGTCGCGGAAAGCAGCGCGCAGGGCCTCACCGCCACGCTGCGCATCAGCGGCACAGCGGAAAAACCGCAGATCGCCTTCAGCAGCCTGCCCAGCCTGCCCGAGGACGAGATTCTCGCCCGCCTGCTGTTCGGCAGCAGCATCAGCACGCTCTCCGCGCCCGAGGCGGTGCAGCTCGCCGGCGCGCTCGCCACCCTGCGCCAGGGCGGCCAGGGCGCCTTGAACCCGGTCAACACCGTGCGCCGCATCGTCGGCATCGACCGCCTGCGCATCCTCCCCGCCGACACCGCCATCCGCCGCAAGACCGCTGTCGCCGCCGGGCAATATGTCGGCCGCCGCGTCTATGTCGAGGTCGCCAGCGACGCCGCCGGCTACACCGCCACCCAGGTCCAGGTCGCGCTCAGCCGCAGCCTCTCCATCCTCAGCCAGGTCAGCACCATCGGCGGCAGCAGCGTCAACGTCCGCTGGACTAGAGACTATTGA
- the ispH gene encoding 4-hydroxy-3-methylbut-2-enyl diphosphate reductase — translation MKPALRILVAAPRGFCAGVDRAIHIVELALKKHGAPVYVRHEIVHNKFVVDSLRRQGAVFVEELDEVPDGAPVIFSAHGVPKAVPANAEARGLDYLDATCPLVSKVHRQAERMVEQGRHTLFVGHARHPEVIGTFGQVPEGAMTLVETVEDAENVVPPPGPLGFLTQTTLSVDDTAEIVATLQRRFPDILGPKGEDICYATSNRQTAVKAIASRCQLMLVIGADNSSNSQRLREVAAREGARAFLIERADRIDWAWFEGVDTLGLTAGASAPELLVQEVLDAVRGRFDATVEEVTTAVEQVVFKLPRSLAA, via the coding sequence ATGAAGCCAGCCTTACGCATCCTCGTCGCCGCGCCGCGCGGTTTCTGTGCCGGAGTCGACCGCGCCATCCATATCGTGGAACTGGCGCTGAAGAAGCATGGCGCACCGGTCTATGTCCGGCACGAGATCGTGCACAACAAGTTCGTGGTGGACAGCCTGCGGCGCCAGGGCGCGGTGTTCGTGGAGGAGCTGGACGAGGTGCCCGACGGCGCGCCGGTGATCTTCAGCGCGCATGGCGTGCCCAAGGCGGTGCCGGCGAACGCCGAGGCGCGCGGCCTGGACTACCTGGATGCGACCTGCCCGCTGGTGAGCAAGGTGCACCGCCAGGCGGAGCGGATGGTGGAGCAGGGGCGGCACACGCTGTTCGTGGGCCATGCCCGTCATCCCGAGGTGATCGGCACCTTCGGCCAGGTGCCGGAGGGGGCCATGACGCTGGTGGAGACGGTGGAGGATGCGGAAAATGTCGTGCCGCCGCCGGGGCCGCTGGGCTTCCTGACGCAGACGACGCTGTCCGTCGATGACACGGCGGAGATCGTGGCGACGCTGCAAAGGCGCTTTCCCGACATCCTGGGGCCCAAGGGGGAGGACATCTGCTACGCCACCTCCAACCGGCAGACGGCGGTGAAGGCGATCGCCAGCCGGTGCCAGCTGATGCTGGTGATCGGCGCCGACAACAGCAGCAATTCGCAGCGATTGCGCGAGGTGGCGGCGCGCGAGGGGGCGCGGGCGTTCCTGATCGAGCGGGCGGATCGCATCGACTGGGCCTGGTTCGAGGGCGTGGACACGCTGGGGCTGACGGCCGGGGCGAGCGCGCCGGAACTGCTGGTGCAGGAAGTGCTGGACGCGGTGCGCGGGCGGTTCGATGCCACGGTGGAGGAAGTGACGACGGCGGTGGAGCAGGTGGTGTTCAAGCTGCCGCGGTCGCTGGCGGCGTGA
- a CDS encoding autotransporter assembly complex protein TamA: MTPRLLAVLVAQPLLAQNPDPLPPLPDLPGVTLPWPELPAPDPSAAPVGAAAADRATRLIVTGLPDAAVNSRFREASLLLREGRDPGTRGLAERRLRDDRLLLLNELRAAGWFGATIDSSLRVDPGPDAPFTATLAVTPGPRYTLSAVTLDAALPPEDATAARDALALAPGAPADNGTIAAALARLSVALPQRGYPFVETAPPALRLDHERRTAMLTLAVNPGPRSRIRDIRLDGPQVLNARHVAGLARFRRGDLYDSRRIDDFRRALIATGLYGLVSVQAERAGVNAQGEQMVDLILRVERAPPRTVALGLGYGTGQGVRAEASWQHRNLFPPEGGLTVRGTVGDREQVAALEYRRRNFRQRDRTLVARAAYSDSRFDAFAARGFETSLGLERETNIIWQKPFTYSVAAQVIGTSEEDRSLGTPNRRQFYLLALPVTVALDRSDDLLDPTRGWRLSTRISPEYSLQNPQKPYVRVQADGSAYLPAERVVFAGRLRLGTILGASRLDLAPSRRFYAGGGGSVRGFGFQDIGPKSTDNIPLGGRSLAEASVEARIRVGDFGIVPFLDAGQVADEGLPRLDTLRFGAGIGARYYTQFGPIRIDVATPLKRKPGEPTVGFYVSIGQAF, from the coding sequence ATGACCCCCCGCCTCCTTGCCGTGCTGGTCGCCCAGCCGCTGCTCGCGCAAAACCCCGATCCGCTGCCGCCGCTGCCCGACCTGCCGGGCGTCACCCTGCCCTGGCCCGAGCTGCCCGCCCCCGATCCTTCCGCGGCCCCGGTCGGCGCCGCCGCTGCCGACCGCGCCACCCGCCTGATCGTCACGGGCCTGCCCGATGCCGCGGTCAACAGCCGCTTCCGCGAAGCCTCGCTGCTGTTGCGCGAAGGCCGGGACCCCGGCACGCGCGGGCTGGCGGAGCGCCGGCTGCGCGATGACCGCCTGCTGCTGCTGAACGAACTTCGCGCCGCCGGCTGGTTCGGCGCCACCATCGATTCCAGCCTGCGCGTCGATCCGGGCCCGGATGCGCCCTTCACCGCCACGCTCGCCGTCACGCCCGGCCCGCGCTACACCCTGTCCGCCGTCACGCTCGACGCCGCATTGCCGCCGGAGGACGCGACCGCCGCCCGCGACGCCCTCGCCCTCGCGCCCGGCGCGCCCGCCGACAACGGCACCATCGCCGCCGCCCTCGCCCGCCTGTCGGTCGCATTGCCACAGCGCGGCTATCCCTTCGTCGAAACCGCGCCTCCGGCGCTCCGCCTCGATCATGAGCGCCGCACCGCCATGCTGACCCTTGCCGTCAACCCCGGGCCCCGGTCCCGCATCCGCGACATCCGCCTCGATGGCCCGCAGGTGCTCAACGCCCGCCATGTCGCCGGCCTCGCCCGCTTTCGCCGCGGCGACCTTTATGACAGCCGCCGCATCGATGATTTCCGTCGCGCGCTGATCGCCACCGGCCTCTATGGCCTGGTCTCGGTGCAAGCCGAACGCGCCGGGGTCAATGCCCAGGGCGAGCAGATGGTGGACCTCATCCTGCGTGTCGAGCGCGCGCCGCCGCGCACCGTCGCCCTCGGCCTCGGCTATGGCACCGGGCAGGGCGTTCGCGCGGAGGCGAGCTGGCAGCACCGCAACCTGTTCCCCCCCGAAGGCGGCCTGACCGTGCGCGGCACGGTCGGGGACCGCGAGCAGGTCGCCGCGCTGGAATACCGCCGCCGCAACTTCCGCCAGCGCGACCGCACGCTCGTCGCCCGCGCCGCCTACAGCGATTCCCGCTTCGATGCCTTCGCCGCGCGCGGCTTCGAAACCTCGCTGGGGCTGGAGCGCGAAACCAACATCATCTGGCAGAAACCCTTCACCTACAGCGTCGCCGCCCAGGTCATCGGCACCAGCGAGGAGGACCGCAGCCTCGGCACCCCCAACCGCCGCCAATTCTACCTGCTCGCGCTTCCCGTCACCGTGGCGCTCGACCGCAGCGACGACCTGCTCGACCCGACGCGCGGCTGGCGCCTCTCCACCCGCATCAGCCCCGAATACAGCCTGCAGAACCCACAGAAACCCTATGTCCGCGTGCAGGCGGACGGCAGCGCCTATCTTCCCGCCGAGCGCGTCGTCTTCGCCGGGCGGCTGCGGCTCGGCACCATCCTCGGCGCCTCCCGCCTCGATCTCGCCCCTTCCCGCCGCTTCTACGCCGGCGGCGGCGGCTCGGTGCGCGGTTTCGGCTTCCAGGACATCGGCCCCAAATCCACCGACAACATTCCGCTCGGCGGCCGCTCGCTCGCCGAAGCCAGCGTCGAGGCGCGCATCCGCGTCGGCGATTTCGGCATCGTCCCCTTCCTGGACGCCGGCCAGGTCGCCGACGAGGGCCTCCCCCGCCTCGACACGCTCCGCTTCGGCGCCGGCATCGGCGCACGCTATTACACGCAATTCGGCCCGATCCGCATCGACGTCGCCACGCCGCTGAAACGCAAGCCCGGCGAGCCGACCGTCGGCTTCTACGTCTCCATCGGCCAGGCGTTCTGA